The following proteins are co-located in the Neofelis nebulosa isolate mNeoNeb1 chromosome 18, mNeoNeb1.pri, whole genome shotgun sequence genome:
- the ZNF789 gene encoding zinc finger protein 789 isoform X1 has product MAPRRVGSRSRRRGARVMGRSRLMAAILPHLQDQDVEAVFVTAGWKESLSFEDVAVYFTREEWDKLDWAQKDLYRDVMLENYRNTILLGFQFPKPEVICLLEQWEEPWTLDLPRTGTRKASSSACPGSEARWKMKKPTPGQKIFKDLESCKTSAIKQQTAKGPSEKLRKCNELVDIYRLAFPTIGDECSKNFLQNLHLIQDQNAQTGRRRGQCDEYGKPFSQRSLFLHHKQIPPNAKSYKCSECGRVFRRQANFVRHHRIHTSEDPFECDICGQAFKQKSTLAVHKQCHLQKKPYKCHDCGKCFRQMAYLIEHKRIHTKEKPYKCSECERTFSQNSTLIRHQLIHSGEKPHKCVECGKAFGRHSTLMSHQQIHTKQNTHKCSECGECFSRNVDLIQHQRTHTKEEFFECRECGKTFSFKANLHRHEVIHTGERPYRCDKCGKSFIWRTSFIKHQGTHREQVSV; this is encoded by the exons TCTAGACTGATGGCTGCAATCCTGCCCCATCTCCAAGACCAGGATGTGGAAGCTGTATTCGTGACAGCTGGGTGGAAG GAGTCGCTGTCATTTGAGGATGTGGCTGTGTACTTCACTAGAGAAGAGTGGGACAAACTTGACTGGGCTCAGAAGGACCTCTACAGAGACGTGATGCTGGAGAATTACAGGAACACGATCTTGCTGG GATTTCAGTTTCCCAAACCTGAGGTGATCTGCCTGCTGGAGCAGTGGGAAGAGCCATGGACCCTGGATCTACCAAGAACTGGGACTAGGAAGGCTTCCAGTAGTGCTTGCCCAG GTTCTGAAGCCAGATGGAAGATGAAAAAGCCAACTCCAGGGCAGAAGATCTTTAAAGACTTAGAGTCGTGTAAGACATCTGCAATAAAGCAGCAAACAGCCAAGGGACCTTCAGAAAAGTTACGTAAATGTAACGAATTGGTGGACATTTACAGACTTGCCTTTCCCACTATTGGTGATGAATGCAGTAAGAACTTCCTTCAAAACCTTCACCTTATTCAAGATCAGAATGCTCAAACAGGGAGGAGGCGTGGCCAGTGTGATGAGTATGGAAAGCCTTTCAGTCAGAGATCACTGTTTTTGCACCATAAGCAAATCCCTCCAAACGCAAAATCTTACaaatgcagtgaatgtgggagAGTCTTCAGACGTCAGGCAAATTTTGTTCGACATCATAGAATTCACACATCAGAGGACCCCTTTGAATGCGACATATGTGGGCAAGCCTTCAAACAGAAGTCCACTCTTGCTGTCCATAAACAGTGTCACCTGCAGAAAAAGCCATATAAATGTCATGACTGTGGAAAATGTTTCCGTCAGATGGCATATCTTATTGAACATAAGCGGATCCATACCAAAGAAAAACCCTATAAATGTAGTGAGTGTGAAAGAACGTTTAGTCAGAATTCAACCCTTATTCGACATCAGCTAATCCATAGTGGAGAAAAACCCCATAAATGTGTCGAGTGTGGAAAAGCCTTTGGTCGTCATTCGACTCTTATGAGCCATCAACAGATTCACACTAAACAGAACACTCATAAATGCAGTGAATGCGGGGAATGCTTCAGTCGGAATGTAGACCTCATTCAGCATCAAAGAACCCATACCAAGGAGGAATTCTTTGAATGTagagaatgtggaaaaacttTTAGTTTTAAGGCAAATCTTCATCGCCATGAGGTCATTCATACTGGAGAGAGACCTTACAGATGTGACAAATGTGGAAAATCTTTTATCTGGCGCACAAGTTTTATTAAGCATCAGGGTACTCACAGAGAACAGGTATCTGTGTGA
- the ZNF789 gene encoding zinc finger protein 789 isoform X2 yields the protein MAAILPHLQDQDVEAVFVTAGWKESLSFEDVAVYFTREEWDKLDWAQKDLYRDVMLENYRNTILLGFQFPKPEVICLLEQWEEPWTLDLPRTGTRKASSSACPGSEARWKMKKPTPGQKIFKDLESCKTSAIKQQTAKGPSEKLRKCNELVDIYRLAFPTIGDECSKNFLQNLHLIQDQNAQTGRRRGQCDEYGKPFSQRSLFLHHKQIPPNAKSYKCSECGRVFRRQANFVRHHRIHTSEDPFECDICGQAFKQKSTLAVHKQCHLQKKPYKCHDCGKCFRQMAYLIEHKRIHTKEKPYKCSECERTFSQNSTLIRHQLIHSGEKPHKCVECGKAFGRHSTLMSHQQIHTKQNTHKCSECGECFSRNVDLIQHQRTHTKEEFFECRECGKTFSFKANLHRHEVIHTGERPYRCDKCGKSFIWRTSFIKHQGTHREQVSV from the exons ATGGCTGCAATCCTGCCCCATCTCCAAGACCAGGATGTGGAAGCTGTATTCGTGACAGCTGGGTGGAAG GAGTCGCTGTCATTTGAGGATGTGGCTGTGTACTTCACTAGAGAAGAGTGGGACAAACTTGACTGGGCTCAGAAGGACCTCTACAGAGACGTGATGCTGGAGAATTACAGGAACACGATCTTGCTGG GATTTCAGTTTCCCAAACCTGAGGTGATCTGCCTGCTGGAGCAGTGGGAAGAGCCATGGACCCTGGATCTACCAAGAACTGGGACTAGGAAGGCTTCCAGTAGTGCTTGCCCAG GTTCTGAAGCCAGATGGAAGATGAAAAAGCCAACTCCAGGGCAGAAGATCTTTAAAGACTTAGAGTCGTGTAAGACATCTGCAATAAAGCAGCAAACAGCCAAGGGACCTTCAGAAAAGTTACGTAAATGTAACGAATTGGTGGACATTTACAGACTTGCCTTTCCCACTATTGGTGATGAATGCAGTAAGAACTTCCTTCAAAACCTTCACCTTATTCAAGATCAGAATGCTCAAACAGGGAGGAGGCGTGGCCAGTGTGATGAGTATGGAAAGCCTTTCAGTCAGAGATCACTGTTTTTGCACCATAAGCAAATCCCTCCAAACGCAAAATCTTACaaatgcagtgaatgtgggagAGTCTTCAGACGTCAGGCAAATTTTGTTCGACATCATAGAATTCACACATCAGAGGACCCCTTTGAATGCGACATATGTGGGCAAGCCTTCAAACAGAAGTCCACTCTTGCTGTCCATAAACAGTGTCACCTGCAGAAAAAGCCATATAAATGTCATGACTGTGGAAAATGTTTCCGTCAGATGGCATATCTTATTGAACATAAGCGGATCCATACCAAAGAAAAACCCTATAAATGTAGTGAGTGTGAAAGAACGTTTAGTCAGAATTCAACCCTTATTCGACATCAGCTAATCCATAGTGGAGAAAAACCCCATAAATGTGTCGAGTGTGGAAAAGCCTTTGGTCGTCATTCGACTCTTATGAGCCATCAACAGATTCACACTAAACAGAACACTCATAAATGCAGTGAATGCGGGGAATGCTTCAGTCGGAATGTAGACCTCATTCAGCATCAAAGAACCCATACCAAGGAGGAATTCTTTGAATGTagagaatgtggaaaaacttTTAGTTTTAAGGCAAATCTTCATCGCCATGAGGTCATTCATACTGGAGAGAGACCTTACAGATGTGACAAATGTGGAAAATCTTTTATCTGGCGCACAAGTTTTATTAAGCATCAGGGTACTCACAGAGAACAGGTATCTGTGTGA